GCGAGGGCCTTCTTGCCCTCCTCGAGCTTCGCGTCGAACGTCTTCTTGATCTCGTCGGCCTTCGCGGTGGTGCCGGTGGCCCGGGCGAGCAGGTCGAGGTTCTTGTTCATCCGGCCGATCGGGTCGGCCGCGTCGGCGGACTTGACCTCGATCACCGGGGCGACCTCGCGCAGCTGCTTGACGGCGGCCGGCGGAAGGTCGGTGCTGGCGACGATGAGGTCGGGCTTGAGGGCGGCGATCGTGTCCATGCTGGGCTCGCCGCGGGTGCCGATGTCCTTCGGCACGTTCTTCAACGGGACGGCGGAGTCCCAGGTCTTGTAGCCCTTGACGTCGGCGACGCCGACCGGGTCCACGCCCAGCGAGACCAGCAGCTCGACCTCGTGCCACTCGGTGCCGACGACCTTCTCGGCGGGGCCGTCGAGTTCGACCTTCCGGCCGGAGGCGTCGGTGAGGGTGATCTTCTCGGCGGGCTTCTCCGCCTTGTCGTCGTCGGCGGCGGGCTCGGTGGTGCCGCAGGCGGTCAGGGTGAGGGCTGCCGCGGTGAGGGCCGCGGCGGTGAGGAGGTGTCGTCTCATGAGAGGGTGCTGAGCCTTTCGCTTCGCGTGTGGTGGCGGCCGATCGCGCGGGTGCGGAGCCGTCCGGTGAGGGGGTCGCGGCCGACGTCGATGCGTATGCCGTACGTCTCGGTCAGCCGCTCGGCCGTCAGGACTTCTTCGGGGAGGCCGTCGGCGACGACGCGCCCGGCGTGGAGCAGGACGATCCGGTCGCCGACGGCCGCGGCCTGGTCCAGGTCGTGCAGGACGGCGCCGACGGCGATCCCGTGGTCGTCGGCCAGGTCACGCATGAGGTCGAGCAGTTCGACCTGGTACCGCAGGTCGAGGTAGGTGGTCGGCTCGTCGAGGAGCAGGACGCCGGTCTCCTGCGCGAGGCAGCCGGCCAGCCAGACCCGCTGCAGCTGCCCTCCGGAGAGGTGCTCGACGCCCCGGTCGGCGAGTTCCGTGACGCCCGTCAGGGCGAGCGCGCGGTCCACCGCCGTACGACCACCCGGGTCGCCCTTGCCCCAGCGGCCCCGGTACGGGTAGCGGCCGAATTCGACCACGTCGCGAACCGTCAGCCCGCTGGGTGTGGGACGTCCTTGGCTCAGCAGCGCCACGCGGCGTGAGAACTCGCGGGGGTTCAGCGCGAGGCCGTCGGTGTCGGCGTCGATGACGAGGGTGGCGGTCCTGGGCCGTTGCAGGCGCGCGATGGTGCGCAGGAGCGTGGACTTGCCGCTGCCGTTCGGCCCGACCAGGACGGTCACTTCGCCTGGCCGCAGCGTCATCGAGGCGTCGTGTACGACATCCACGCCTTCGTACGCCACGGTGACGCGCGTGGCCGACAGTTCATGACCACGGGGGCGGACGGGCGCGGGGGGCTCTTCACCAGCTACTTGCACGTCGCAGAGGTTAGCCTAACCTAAGTACACGATGAAAGGGGCGTCCGTCGATCGAGCACAAGGCGAAAATCCGCCAAGCTCAGCGGATGCACGGCCGGTAACCATGGCCCATGCCCGACGCCCCGGCCGGACAGGCCGCTTGCCGGGCCGGGCGGTGCCGTGGCTGCGACCACCGCCCGGCCCGGGGTCTCACACGCCCGCCGACGCGGCGGCGTGGTGCTCGTGCTCGCAGGCGTCGTCGATCCCGGAGGTCTCCCAGGCCGGGAAAGGGTCGTCGCGCCAGGCCGCTTCACCGTCGGCCGTCAGGCACGCGTCGAGCGCGGCGCGCAGCGCGGGGACGTCGAGCCGGGTGCCGATGAACACCAGCTCCTGTCCCTGGGTGGTGTCGTGGTCGCGGGCGCCGGAGGGCTCGAAGCGGGCCACCGACCCGGCTTGGGACCACAGGCCCGTCACACGGGGGCGGCTGGCCAGCCAGAAGAACCCCTTGGAGCGCAGGACCCGGCCGAAGGCGCCGCCGTCGAGCCCGTGGGTGACGAACTCCCACAGCCTGCCCGGGTGGAACGGCCGGTCGGCGCGGTAGACCATGGAGGAGATGCCGTACTCCTCGGTCTCCGGGACGTGGTCGCCGTTGAGCTCCATCACCCAGCCGGGTGCCTGCTGCGCCCGTTCGAGATCGAACAGCCCCGTGCCGAGGATGTCCGCCGCGGCCACCCGGCCGTGGGTCGCGGGGACGATCCGGGCCGCCGGGTTCAGCCGTGCCAGCGCGGCGCGCAGCCGGATGGCGTCCTGTTCCCCGACGAGGTCGAGCTTGTTGACGACGATGACGTCGGCGAACTCGATCTGGTCCATCAGCAGGTCGCTGACGGTGCGCTCGTCGCCCTCGTACTGGTCCAGTCCTCGCTCGGCGAGACCGTCGCCCCCCTCCAGTTCGGGAAGGAAGTTGGCCGC
This genomic window from Streptomyces thermolilacinus SPC6 contains:
- a CDS encoding GTP-binding protein, whose amino-acid sequence is MTDGRLPVTVLSGFLGAGKTTLLNHVLGNRDGLRVAVIVNDMSEINIDAALVRGGEAALSRTEERLVEMTNGCICCTLRDDLLEEVDRLAREGRFDYLLIESSGISEPMPVAATFAFPRDDGATLGDLARLDTMVTVVDAANFLPELEGGDGLAERGLDQYEGDERTVSDLLMDQIEFADVIVVNKLDLVGEQDAIRLRAALARLNPAARIVPATHGRVAAADILGTGLFDLERAQQAPGWVMELNGDHVPETEEYGISSMVYRADRPFHPGRLWEFVTHGLDGGAFGRVLRSKGFFWLASRPRVTGLWSQAGSVARFEPSGARDHDTTQGQELVFIGTRLDVPALRAALDACLTADGEAAWRDDPFPAWETSGIDDACEHEHHAAASAGV
- a CDS encoding iron-siderophore ABC transporter substrate-binding protein produces the protein MRRHLLTAAALTAAALTLTACGTTEPAADDDKAEKPAEKITLTDASGRKVELDGPAEKVVGTEWHEVELLVSLGVDPVGVADVKGYKTWDSAVPLKNVPKDIGTRGEPSMDTIAALKPDLIVASTDLPPAAVKQLREVAPVIEVKSADAADPIGRMNKNLDLLARATGTTAKADEIKKTFDAKLEEGKKALAAAGLAGAKYAFADGYVVSNQTSIRPFTSGSLIGAVNERLGLRNDWTVKGDPAYGLGSTDVEGLTKLSDDVHFAYIGNDGDKNSTPFTGTLAQDKVWTSLPFVRKGNVHRLPDGIWMFGGPESMNKYIDSVVAELTKR
- a CDS encoding ABC transporter ATP-binding protein, with amino-acid sequence MSATRVTVAYEGVDVVHDASMTLRPGEVTVLVGPNGSGKSTLLRTIARLQRPRTATLVIDADTDGLALNPREFSRRVALLSQGRPTPSGLTVRDVVEFGRYPYRGRWGKGDPGGRTAVDRALALTGVTELADRGVEHLSGGQLQRVWLAGCLAQETGVLLLDEPTTYLDLRYQVELLDLMRDLADDHGIAVGAVLHDLDQAAAVGDRIVLLHAGRVVADGLPEEVLTAERLTETYGIRIDVGRDPLTGRLRTRAIGRHHTRSERLSTLS